The following is a genomic window from Verrucomicrobiota bacterium.
GCGACATTTGTTGCGAAACAGGATTTATGGGAAATCCCATTGACCCGGTCTATATCGACAGAGATGCCTTCGCCGATTTTTTCACTCGCTACTATACCGATGTTGAACCCGAAAGTGCCTTGGTTGCCGTTGATGAGGATCGCGTAGTCGGGTACCTCCTCGGATGTTTCAAATATAATTCGGTCAATCGACAAACTTTGTGGATCATTTTGACAAGGACGGTTCCAAAAATAGTAGGACGCGTTCTAACGTTTCGTTACAACCGTGCTTCATTTAAGTTTCTCAGTTGGTTCCTTTTTAAAGCTTTCGCGGAAACGCCAAAAAGCGTTCCGGATGCGGCCCACTTTCATATTAACATGTATAAAGAATACCGAACAGGAATCGCGGGCAGGCGTCTTATTTTTCCGTTCGTTAACAGCGTTGCCAAAAAGGGACTCAAGGGGGTTTTTGGTCAGATGCAAGTCTACGAAGATCGCCGATCAGAAAAAATATTCGAACGCTACGGTTTCAAATTCATTGATCGAAAAGAGATCACCAAATATAAAGATTATCATGATCAACGTGTTTGGGTAGCGACCATTTACCGGGAATTTGATAAGGACGATGCGGTGCCAATTCCGGAGGTGACATGAATAGAACCCGGAAACAATTGATCATTTCCTTTCACGATCTCCATCCTGGATCCTGGGAGACCTGTCGGCGATTTATTGAAAAGAGTAAACAACTCGGCGCACGAAATATGACCTTGCTGGTTATTCCTCAGTACCACGGGCAAGCTCCGTTCACGGAGACCCCTGAATTCGTGGAATGGTTAAAAGGGTTGGATCAGGCGGATTTTGATCTTTGTCTGCACGGTTACTATCACCGAGCGGAGGCCGTTCGAGGTAATTGGTACCAGCGACTCATGGGCAATGTCTACACCACAGGCGAGGGAGAGTTTTACCAACTGTCCCAAACCCAGGCGGAAGAAAAGTTGGCCGCGGGAATCAGTTTGTTTACACGCAATCATCTTCCCGTTTATGGATTTACTGCTCCGGCCTGGCTCGTGAGCGCGGAAGCCAAAGCGGCGATCAAAGAGGCGGGGTTTCTATATAATACCCTTTGGGACGGAGTCGATTTGCCCTCCTTAAACACCTTTGTCAAAGCACCGACACTCGTATACAGTTCACGCAACGCTTGGAGGCGTGTCGTATCCAAGTTGTGGATCAATCTATTTCACCAATGGAACAGAAATACCCACATCCTCAGACTGGCGATTCATCCGATTGATTTCGACTACCCCGATATTGAAGCCCACCTTTATGGAGTTTTAGAAAAAGCACTTCGCTCAAGAACAACCAGCACCTACCGCGATCTTATTCCAGAGGATTTGCGAAAACCGGTCTCTATGGCAGTGAGCTAAAGTTGTATGTCAGATAACCAATCAAACTCTCCCCATAAATTTGGCAAATACCTCCGCTACGGCTTACAAGGCGTAATCCTGGGCATAATCGCTACAGCTATCATTCTATTTTTTACTACTGAGGAGGCAACCTGGGACTATATCGCTCAATTTAATTGGTGGTACGCTCCAGTCATTCTTTCAGCAATTGTAGTTGCCTGGTTTTGTAATGGTGGCCGTATCTGGATAAATTCACGTGCCCTTGGTCACCAGCTCCAATACCGTCAGGCCATTTCAGTATCCATGTCTACAGAGTTCGGCATAGCCGCCTCTCCCGCAGGGATGGGCGGAACAGCGCTTCGATTGTTTTTACTGAAAAAAGCGCATGTCCCGTTAACCACAAGCGCGTCCATGCTGGCGGCAGATGTAATGGTAGATCTTACCTTTTTCGGCCTGCTTACTCCCATCGCGATTTTTTTTATAGTCCAGGACAAAAACTGGACGGAGATGTTCTCCCAATTGCCTGGCTGGCAAATCGTCCTGGCAGGGGGTCTTGTCCTGGGCGGGATCATTTGTATGGCCCTCTTTTTTCAAACAGGGCTCTGGGCCAAAGTCATTCACAGTATGGCTAACGCATCGCCTCTCGGTCGTCGCCAAAGGTGGCCGGGAAAATTTCGTCATTTTCGTTGGGAATTGAAACGTAGCATGCGTCGCACCTGGCTAATCACACGATTCCTTTTCCGCAAACGACGTAGTGCCCTTCTCATTAATTTCTGTTTGGCGTCGATTCAATGGGTCTGCCGGTATGGGGCTCTTCCCTTGATTTTGTTGGCATTTGGAAGTTTAAAAAATCCTTTCCCACTCCTGTTCATCCAAGGCTTTTTGTTCCTGTTTGCTATGCTGGTATTTCTGCCAGGTGGTGGCGGAGGAGTAGAGGTTGCAACGGCGTTTATTCTCGGGCACTTCGTCCCGGTGCCCATGGTGGGCCTGGTCCTTATCCTTTGGCGCTTTAGCACCTACCACCTTTATTTACTAGGAGGCGGCGCTGTCTTTTTTTATGTCAGCGCCCACATGGATAAACTCTTTCCTCCCAGGATCCTGGAAACGATTGCACCAATCGGAGTGGAAACAGAAAGAAACAAGGCCTCCTAAATCCTGGCAACGGTGTAATGAGGATCGTCTTCGGCAACTTCGACTTCGATGAGTGATCCTGCCGTGTGAAGCAGCTGTTGGCATTCAGGACTCAAGTGACGTATGCGAACCCGTTTACCGGCGTTCTTATAACGCTCAGTCAAAGCATTGAGTGTTTCCAAGCTGGAGTAATCGCAGACGCGGGCATGCAGAAAGTCGATGATTACCTCGTCCGGATCATTTGCCGGAGACAAGCACTCCGTAAACTCACGAACCGAGCCGAAAAATAAAAGCCCCTGTAACCCATAGACTCTTGAACCGTCGGGGAGGTCCTGAGGATTCAACCGAACGTGTTTGGCGCTTTCCCAAGCAAAGACCAGGGCCGAAAGAATCACACCGGCGAATACCGCCAGCGCAAGATTGTGGAGAAATACGGTGATCAAGGTGACCGCAACTATAACGAAGATCTCCGAAACCGGCACACGGCCAAACGTTTGAAAGGTTGACCACTCGAACGTTCCAATAACCACCATGAACATAACGCCCACCAGTGCAGCGATCGGGATCTGGCCAATGACGGGCCCACCCACCATGATAAAAATGGCCAAGGCAAGTGCGGCAACTACGCCGGAGGTACGCCCCCGACCACCTGATTTAATATTAATCAAACTTTGCCCGATCATGGCGCAACCACCCATACCTCCGAAAAGGCCGGACAAAAAATTCGCTCCGCCTTGGGCAATACATTCCCGGTTTCCTGCTCCTCTGGTTTCGGTCAGGTCATCAATCAACTGAAGTGTCATCAAGGACTCAATGATCCCCACCATCGCAACGGTAAGTGCTGTCCCGCCTATTACTTTCAAGCTCTCCCAGTTCCAAACGATGTATCCGGTTGGAATAGTCGGCAGCGGAAACGCACCGCTAAGGATACTGCTACCCGTCCCTTCGAATAGAACGTCAGCAACTGTTTTGGATCCGGTCCAGAAATAGCTGATTAATCCCACCCCAACAATAGCAACCAAAGTGGATGGCACTGCCTTGGTCAGTTTTGGGAAAAACTGGATGATGAGCATGGTCAGGACGATTAAAGCACCAATAACCATCAACTGGGATGGGGCAATCCAGGACCCATCGGGCGTTTTAAATGAAGCAAATTGCGCCATCAAAATCACGATGGCCAGGCCATTGACAAAGCCCATCATAACCGGATGCGGCACCAGGCGGATGAATCGCCCTAATCTCAAAAGCCCGAAGATTATTTGGATCACTCCGGCTAGCATAATAACCGTAAACAGGTATTGCAGACCCAGGCCTTCACCTTGGGCATCTCCATACTGAACTGCTTTACCAACCACCACGGCAATAGCGCCGGTGGCGCCGGAAATCATACCTGGCCGACCTCCAAATGAGGCCGTAATGAAGCCCATGAACACAGCAGCCCATAGCCCTACGAGTGGGTCCACACCTGCTGCAAAAGAAAAGGCAATCGCCTCAGGCACAAGTGCGAGCGCAACGGTCAACCCGGAAAGGATATCGTCCTTCCAGTTGCCGCGAGATTTCGTAAAGAGATCAAACATTATTTCAGTAGCTTAGTCGTAAGGGTCCGTTTCTTGGGAATGAAACTATCCGACCCTTAAACACAAAAGGTCGGGGGTCATGACGACCCAAACAAGCTAAGGCAACCTATTTCCTAAGAGGAAATTCTCCCAACCCTTCGTGATGCAAAGGAACATCCACTTTCATTTGCATCCTCTCCCCGGGTAACGGCTCCCCCAACTATTTTGCTGAACGATTGTATCTCCGCACTTTGAAAAAGGACAACCACGATACCAACTCCCATCGGAAGCACTCAAATAATCAAAGCATTCGAAATCGCTCCCCGAGTAGAAAGTAACCCACTACAACTCCAAAGATGATTTTTAGAACAAAGAAAATATGAAATATGAACATCGACCCTTTTTTTCTTTTCTGAAATATGAACATCGACCCTTTTTTTCTTTTCCGGGGAATCATTTGAAATGGTCGAGTGAGTTGAATCGCCTATCTGTATATTCGGCAGTGAATACAATCCGGATGACTCCGACATTTAGTAGCTTCCATGAGCCACATAGGCTTTGAACGGCTTATTTTGGATCATTTTTGTTTGCTCTCATAAATTGAACAATAAATGAACAGCTATTTAAGCCTGTTATGGGTTATAATTGATTGAAGACTGTTATTGAACCATGAATGAACTGTATTAAACACGCTAGTTTTAGCTTAAAAATAATTCAAAACTGTTTAATTCAATCCAAGAATCATGAGAACGAAATCAAAAATCTTATTAATGATGGCAGTCCTGTTTACTGGGGCAGTCTCAAATGCAGCTGAGGTAATCAACTTATCCGCCAGAGCCAAAGTGGGTTCAGAAGAGGAAACTTTCATCATCGGATTTATCGTTAAGGGTGAAGCCGGAGAAAAAGTTCCAATATACATGAAGGGAACCGGCCCGACTGACAATGTAAGTAATCCCATTGCTGATCCGAATATCTCTCTATTTAAGCATATGACCGACGGTCCCAATGAAGTTATCATTGCCAATGACGATTGGAAAACTGGGGGGCAAATGTTTGCCATTAGTGCCACCCAAATTCCGCCCGCCAGTGATGCAGGCGCGGCTCTCATAGCAACCGTAGATCCCGGTGAGTATTCATTTCACCTTGCGGATGGTGTCGGAGCGGGAGGCATTGGAATGGCAGAGGTCTACGATATGACTTACAATAATATTCCAGGCAATCTGGTGAGTGCTGATGATTTCACTACCTTGCTGGCTGCAATTAGCGCGGCTCAACCAAGTACAGATATCGCTGGAATTCTCTCAGGCGAGGGACCTTTTACGCTGTTTGCTCCTACTGATGCGGCTTTCGCCAAGATCCCTGCCGAAACATTGAATGGGCTACTGGCTGACCCTGAACTGCTTGCCGACATTCTTCTTTACCACGCCGTAGTGGGTGCAGTACCCGCATCATCGGTCGGTAACGGTCAGGTTAAAATGGCAAATGGCGAAAAAGCGGTCGTTCAGGTGACTGACGCTGGAGGCGTAATTATCCAGGGGGCCAATATCATCGAAACTGATTTCATGGCCTCCAATGGCATTATTCATGTGATTGATTCAGTGATCCTGCCGCCATCCGGAAATGAAAATATCGTGGAAGCGATCACTGCCGCAGGTAACTTCAGTATTCTTCTCCAGGCTGCCGTCGATACAGGTGCGGCCGAAACTCTTATTGGAGATGGCCCCTTCACTCTCTTCGCCCCTTCCGACGAGGCATTTGCCGCATTGCCTGAAGGAGTTCTTGAGAGTCTGACAAATGAAGAGCTGTTAAATATACTGCTCTATCATGTAGTAACTTCAGAAGTTCCTTCATCAGCAGTATCCAACGCTAAGGTAACTGTGGCCAATGGCGCTGAGGCTATTATCCAGGTCACAGCAGATGGTGGTGTAATTATCCAGGGCGCCAATGTCACGCAAACCGACATCGATGGAACAAATGGGATAGTTCACTTCATCGACAAGGTCATTCTCCCGCCCTCACCTGATGGAACGATTGTTGACACTCTCAGTGGTGCTGGTAACTTTTCCACTTTGCTATCAGCCGCTGTTGCAACCGGTGCTGCGGATACACTGGTGACTGAGGGGCCATTTACCTTATTCGCGCCTACGGATGCTGCCTTTGCAGATCTTCCGGAAGGCACGCTGGAAAGTCTTACCAACGAAGCTCTCCTGGATATCCTCCTTTATCACGTCGTTGTCGGCACGCAGGTCAATGCAGCAGATGTAACCGCTGGAGATGTCACGATGGGCAATGGAGATATGGCGACTCTGGCCCTTGGTGACGGAGTAACCATCAATGAAAGTAATGTTATTTTAACCGACTTATTAGGAGCAAATGGAGTTGTTCACGTCATTGATAAAAGTATTGTTACCTCCGATGTAACATAAACTTATCAAGTTGACTAATAAAACAGGGGCGCATGGGGTGCGTCCCTGTTGTGTTGTATTACACCTTGATCTATGAAAATCTTACTAACTGGGGCTACAGGATATGTGGGGAAACGACTTCTCCCAGTTCTTGTGAAAAGTGGACATAAGGTCGTCTGCTGCGCAAGGGATGTAGGCAGGTTTCATCCTTCAGAATCGCTGGAGGAAAGTATATCGATTATAGAAATAGATCTCCTGGACCGACCATCCCTTGCAAAAATACCAAAAGATATAGACGCTGCTTACTACTTAGTCCACTCCATGTCTTCCTCATCCGATTACGAAGATATGGAACGTCGGTCGGCAATGAATTTTAGAGAGGCGGTAAGTAAAACCAATGCACGCCAGGTCATTTATCTTGGTGGAATTGCAAATGAAAAAACGTTATCCAAGCATTTGGGATCTCGAAAGCGTGTGGAGGACGAACTATCCCTGGGAGAGTATCATTTTACAGCGCTTCGAGCAGGTATTATTGTTGGGGCGGGCAGCGCATCGTTTGAAATCATAAGAGATCTTGTCGAAAAGCTACCTATCATGGTTGCGCCGAAATGGCTACGGACTCTATGCCAGCCCATAGCCATTGCGGACGTAGTAATAATTCTTGAAAAGACACTTGGTAATAAAAAAGCTTTTGATGATAACTTCGACATCGGAGGTGAGGATATTCTCTCGTATAGGGACATGTTGCTCCTTTTCGCGAAGGTGCGAGGATTGAAGAGACGAATCTTTATTCTGCCGGTAATGTCGCCCAGGCTTTCGTCCTATTGGTTA
Proteins encoded in this region:
- a CDS encoding GNAT family acetyltransferase, yielding MSLKIRPYLPSDRQAVRDICCETGFMGNPIDPVYIDRDAFADFFTRYYTDVEPESALVAVDEDRVVGYLLGCFKYNSVNRQTLWIILTRTVPKIVGRVLTFRYNRASFKFLSWFLFKAFAETPKSVPDAAHFHINMYKEYRTGIAGRRLIFPFVNSVAKKGLKGVFGQMQVYEDRRSEKIFERYGFKFIDRKEITKYKDYHDQRVWVATIYREFDKDDAVPIPEVT
- a CDS encoding polysaccharide deacetylase family protein, which encodes MNRTRKQLIISFHDLHPGSWETCRRFIEKSKQLGARNMTLLVIPQYHGQAPFTETPEFVEWLKGLDQADFDLCLHGYYHRAEAVRGNWYQRLMGNVYTTGEGEFYQLSQTQAEEKLAAGISLFTRNHLPVYGFTAPAWLVSAEAKAAIKEAGFLYNTLWDGVDLPSLNTFVKAPTLVYSSRNAWRRVVSKLWINLFHQWNRNTHILRLAIHPIDFDYPDIEAHLYGVLEKALRSRTTSTYRDLIPEDLRKPVSMAVS
- a CDS encoding lysylphosphatidylglycerol synthase transmembrane domain-containing protein, giving the protein MSDNQSNSPHKFGKYLRYGLQGVILGIIATAIILFFTTEEATWDYIAQFNWWYAPVILSAIVVAWFCNGGRIWINSRALGHQLQYRQAISVSMSTEFGIAASPAGMGGTALRLFLLKKAHVPLTTSASMLAADVMVDLTFFGLLTPIAIFFIVQDKNWTEMFSQLPGWQIVLAGGLVLGGIICMALFFQTGLWAKVIHSMANASPLGRRQRWPGKFRHFRWELKRSMRRTWLITRFLFRKRRSALLINFCLASIQWVCRYGALPLILLAFGSLKNPFPLLFIQGFLFLFAMLVFLPGGGGGVEVATAFILGHFVPVPMVGLVLILWRFSTYHLYLLGGGAVFFYVSAHMDKLFPPRILETIAPIGVETERNKAS
- a CDS encoding SulP family inorganic anion transporter, translating into MFDLFTKSRGNWKDDILSGLTVALALVPEAIAFSFAAGVDPLVGLWAAVFMGFITASFGGRPGMISGATGAIAVVVGKAVQYGDAQGEGLGLQYLFTVIMLAGVIQIIFGLLRLGRFIRLVPHPVMMGFVNGLAIVILMAQFASFKTPDGSWIAPSQLMVIGALIVLTMLIIQFFPKLTKAVPSTLVAIVGVGLISYFWTGSKTVADVLFEGTGSSILSGAFPLPTIPTGYIVWNWESLKVIGGTALTVAMVGIIESLMTLQLIDDLTETRGAGNRECIAQGGANFLSGLFGGMGGCAMIGQSLINIKSGGRGRTSGVVAALALAIFIMVGGPVIGQIPIAALVGVMFMVVIGTFEWSTFQTFGRVPVSEIFVIVAVTLITVFLHNLALAVFAGVILSALVFAWESAKHVRLNPQDLPDGSRVYGLQGLLFFGSVREFTECLSPANDPDEVIIDFLHARVCDYSSLETLNALTERYKNAGKRVRIRHLSPECQQLLHTAGSLIEVEVAEDDPHYTVARI
- a CDS encoding fasciclin domain-containing protein, producing the protein MRTKSKILLMMAVLFTGAVSNAAEVINLSARAKVGSEEETFIIGFIVKGEAGEKVPIYMKGTGPTDNVSNPIADPNISLFKHMTDGPNEVIIANDDWKTGGQMFAISATQIPPASDAGAALIATVDPGEYSFHLADGVGAGGIGMAEVYDMTYNNIPGNLVSADDFTTLLAAISAAQPSTDIAGILSGEGPFTLFAPTDAAFAKIPAETLNGLLADPELLADILLYHAVVGAVPASSVGNGQVKMANGEKAVVQVTDAGGVIIQGANIIETDFMASNGIIHVIDSVILPPSGNENIVEAITAAGNFSILLQAAVDTGAAETLIGDGPFTLFAPSDEAFAALPEGVLESLTNEELLNILLYHVVTSEVPSSAVSNAKVTVANGAEAIIQVTADGGVIIQGANVTQTDIDGTNGIVHFIDKVILPPSPDGTIVDTLSGAGNFSTLLSAAVATGAADTLVTEGPFTLFAPTDAAFADLPEGTLESLTNEALLDILLYHVVVGTQVNAADVTAGDVTMGNGDMATLALGDGVTINESNVILTDLLGANGVVHVIDKSIVTSDVT
- a CDS encoding SDR family oxidoreductase, whose translation is MKILLTGATGYVGKRLLPVLVKSGHKVVCCARDVGRFHPSESLEESISIIEIDLLDRPSLAKIPKDIDAAYYLVHSMSSSSDYEDMERRSAMNFREAVSKTNARQVIYLGGIANEKTLSKHLGSRKRVEDELSLGEYHFTALRAGIIVGAGSASFEIIRDLVEKLPIMVAPKWLRTLCQPIAIADVVIILEKTLGNKKAFDDNFDIGGEDILSYRDMLLLFAKVRGLKRRIFILPVMSPRLSSYWLYFITAISYKLANALVESMKMEVLCRDDRINHLLNIRPIGYEEALVSIFEEVEHSQIISSWKDSLVSADGSYKLSDFIQVPGHGCFSDQRSKSVKDKAVILNRIWSIGGKGGWYYANWLWRIRGFLDKIAGGVGLRRGRTNEHEIAAGDAIDFWRVLYANKNEGRLLLFAEMKLPGEAWLEFKLEGSKLRQTATFRPRGLLGRLYWFSVYPLHGILFTGMLNKLTE